Below is a window of Blastopirellula marina DNA.
GTAGTCGGGCTGAACCCTCGCTACGTGAATCGTTATCCTCATGAGTTTTCTGGTGGTCAACGTCAGCGTATCGGTATCGCCCGCGCCTTGGCGGCTCGCCCGAAGGTGATCATTTGCGACGAGCCCATTTCTGCGCTCGACGTTTCGATTCAGGCCCAGGTTATTAATCTGCTGATGGATCTGCAGCAGAAGCTGGGCGTCGCCTACGTCTTCATCGCGCACGACCTTTCGGTGGTTCGCCATATCTCGCACCGGATTGGCGTGATGTACCTCGGCCGGATTGTGGAACTATCCGAGTCTCAGGAACTGTTCAAGCACCCGCTACATCCGTACACGCAGGCCTTGTTGTCGGCGATTCCAGTTCCCGATCCAAAGATCGAACGTAAGCGAGAGCGTATCGTTCTTCAGGGGGAAGTCCCTTCGCCCGACAAGTTCTACCCTGGCTGCGCATTCGCGGATCGATGTCCTATCGCCAATCCGGAAGTCTGCACCGCGAGTCGGCCACCTTTAGAGGGCGAACCACATCCGGCCGCTTGCTTCTATGCTGGAGAAATGGCAGAAACCGGGACAACGAACGTTTAGGATCTGGTTGCTTCTTGCTAGGAAGCGACCGTGACCTGGTATTCGTTAAGCTGAGTGCTTTGAGTCGGCTGGCTGCTTTGGTTGCGAAGATTCGTCCTGCATTCGCACAATCGACGAACCGGTCCGAAGGCGCCGTGATTCCATATAGAAATGGACGATCGTCTCCAAATCGCTTTTCATCCCGCGACATGACAGGTCAATCGATGCGAAACCGGCCAGCGGTGAATCGTCGTGGGTCAGATATAAAATGACACCATGCGAATGCGTTTCGTAACGGGCGATTTCACGCCAAGGTGTTTTTCGTGTCCCGGCAAATGTCGTTTGAATGATGCCGCGCGGCCCGAGATCGATTCGAACGGGAATGAACAGCTTCCATGTCGCGATCAGGCACATGATCACCACACCAAGCGAAATCCACACGCTGACCGTTCCTGAGTAAGTCAGCAGGATGAGCACCAACAGAAGGATCAAGATCGCCACCTGGGCGATATGATCGTCCCGGATCGGTAGCCGAACCAGGGACAGTTCTGGCGACTGGGTCTCGAATTCCCGACTCGAAGGGGACATGCGTCGCCGATCCAAGGCGCCTGCCAGGCAGGGCCAACTTAGGTGTCAAAATCAATGGGGTGCATCATCTGGGGGTGACGCAGGAAACTGATTGGAGGTTCGAATCGCGCCTGCAGCCATGACTCCCACGCTCCAGTATAGGATACTCAGAAAAACGATCGCCCAGGTCACGACTGTCAGAAAGTTCTCAGAAAAGAGGATCTTAATCGGAGGTTCTGCGCTGCGTTTAGGGGGGCTTGGTTCCGAAGGGTCTTCGGCCTTCTTCTTTTGGTGAAGTGCTTCACGTAACTCGTTCCAGTTTTCGGTTTCCTGGGGGGTATCGTACGTTGCTACCACCCAGAACCTCGCCTGAAAGAGCCCCCAAACCGTTAAGCCGACAAGGATCGCATAAATGGCGGAAAGAGCCAACAGCGTTCGCCGATGCATTATTCGTGATCCGGCTTTCGATCAAAAAGATACAGGAGTGCCGTCGTTGAAGCGGTGACGCCGGTCTCGAGGCATCTTTCAGCATCGGGATAGAAAAGAGGAGAGTGTAGCGAAGGTGGTTTCTGACCCAGTTGCTCGAAGCGGGCAAGACGTTTTGCATCGACCGAGCCCAGGCGAAACATAAAAATTGGTACACCGGCGAGTCCGTATCGGCTGAAGTCTTCGCCTCCCATCGAGGGATCCACCGGTACGACGTTATCCTTGCCGAGCGACTCGTTTAAGGTTTTCACGACTGACCAAGTCAATTTTTCGTCGTTGAACAAGCTCGGAGTTCCTTCCTTGACCGTGATCTCCGGTTTCTCGGCACGAAAGCTTTCAGCCGTGGCGTCAGCCTTACGTTTGATAGCGTCCAGTAGTTGCTGACGGACCTTATCGCCATAACTGCGGACGGTCAGCTGAAGATGACACGTATCGCCGATGACGTTGTGTTTGGTACCACCATGGATCGCTCCTACGGTAATCACCGCTGGATCGGAGGGGGCGACTTCCCGGCTGACAATCGTCTGGAGGTCAACAATCAGTTGAGCGGCTTGAACGATCGGATCGATTGTCATCTGGGGGTACGCCCCATGACCACCTTTCCCTTTGACGATGATGTCGACACTATCAACATTCGCCATCGCATAGCCGCTACGATAACCGACTGTGCCGGTTGGCATGGTGGGATCAACGTGCAGGGCCAGGGCATAGTCAGGCTTAGGAAATCGCTCGAAGAGTTTATCATCGAGCATCATCTTCGCGCCCTCTCCCTTTTCCTCCGCAGGCTGCCCAATAATCATCAGGGTGCCGTGCCAGAGCTCTTTATGCTCGGCCATGAAGCGTGCCACTCCGACGACGTTTGTCATATGAATATCATGTCCGCACGCGTGCATCACACCGGACGCGGTTCCGTCTTCAAGAGTCACTTTCTTTTGCGAGGCGTACACCAACTCGGTCGCTTCCGTCACGGGAAGAGCATCCAAATCAGTACGAAACATGACGGTCGGTCCGTGGCCATTTTTCAGAATGGCGACGATTCCATGACCACCGATATTCGAGGAAACCTCATAGCCTGCTTTCGTTAGAAGGTCGGCTAGCCGCTTGGCAGTTTCCTTCTCGTGGTGAGAAAGCTCCGGATGAGAGTGGAACCATCGATAAACTTCGATCAGAGAATTGGACGAGTCAGCTACCCACTCTTGAATCAATTCATCTTGATCTGTGGCCGTTGCCTTCTGAGCCAATACAGGAGAACTAAGAAGGAAAGTGGCAATGGGTAGCCCAACGAGCACGGCCCATTGGGTAACGAACCTATTCATTTTTGAATCTCTGAGAAATGGAGTATTTGCCACTTGCAGAGCTGGCGGAAAAGACGTTATCATCCTGCGTAGATTATAGCACGTTCTAATTTTATACGAGCGGATGTCTGCGCTTCATCCAACGGCATCCGCTTATTTATTTCTTGTCTAGAAGCTGGGGGTTCTTTCCCAGCAGTTCATTCAGTTGGGCGACAAATGCACGCGAAGCCTTCGCCCGATGGCTGATGAGCCCCTTTACCGCTGGCCCAAGCTCGCCAAACGTAAGATGGTATTCCCGGATCTTAAATAACGGATCGTAGCCAAATCCGTGGTTTCCATGGCGCTCGGTCGTAATCCGCCCTTGGCATCGATCTTCGGTCTCGAGGACGACGTTACCAGCCGGATCGGACAAGGTAATGTGGCACACGTAATGGGCTCCTCGTTTTTCGTCTGGTAGTCCCTCAAGTTTTTCCAGAAGTAGATCATTGTTCGATTCATCGGTCGCTTCATCGCCAGAGAATCTAGCCGAGTAGATCCCCGGCGCTCCCTTCAGTGCATCAACGCACAAACCGCTGTCTTCCGCCAAAACCCATTGCCCCAAATGAACCGCTTGTTGGCAGGCCTTCTTTGCGGCGTTCTCAGCAAACGACTCGCCGTCCTCAACCACCTCGATAGCCTCGGGATATTGCTTCAGTGTTTGCAGTTCAATACCTAGTGGGGACAATAACTGTTGCAGTTCGTCCCGCTTCTTTTGGTTGTAGGTACCCAATACAATTTGGCGCGTGTGGTTCATCGCTGATCGATCGCTGGAGGAGGCCTGTCGAAAGTTCGGCTTGTCATCCTAGCGAGATTTGCGCGCATAAAAAAGGTTCCACGTCGAACGTGGAACCTCGTGGTTGCTGTTTTCTGATG
It encodes the following:
- the rdgB gene encoding RdgB/HAM1 family non-canonical purine NTP pyrophosphatase, which codes for MNHTRQIVLGTYNQKKRDELQQLLSPLGIELQTLKQYPEAIEVVEDGESFAENAAKKACQQAVHLGQWVLAEDSGLCVDALKGAPGIYSARFSGDEATDESNNDLLLEKLEGLPDEKRGAHYVCHITLSDPAGNVVLETEDRCQGRITTERHGNHGFGYDPLFKIREYHLTFGELGPAVKGLISHRAKASRAFVAQLNELLGKNPQLLDKK
- a CDS encoding ABC transporter ATP-binding protein; the encoded protein is MPQSEQDSPVLSVRNLKVHFPVRRGGWFSSQTELVRAVDGVSFDVKPGETFGLVGESGCGKSTTARAIMHLVKPTDGEVYLDGNRLDNLSADSMRRYRSDLQMIFQDPYASLNPRMTVGNIIGEPLSIFGLKSGIDKKLEVMRLMDVVGLNPRYVNRYPHEFSGGQRQRIGIARALAARPKVIICDEPISALDVSIQAQVINLLMDLQQKLGVAYVFIAHDLSVVRHISHRIGVMYLGRIVELSESQELFKHPLHPYTQALLSAIPVPDPKIERKRERIVLQGEVPSPDKFYPGCAFADRCPIANPEVCTASRPPLEGEPHPAACFYAGEMAETGTTNV
- a CDS encoding M20 family metallopeptidase — protein: MNRFVTQWAVLVGLPIATFLLSSPVLAQKATATDQDELIQEWVADSSNSLIEVYRWFHSHPELSHHEKETAKRLADLLTKAGYEVSSNIGGHGIVAILKNGHGPTVMFRTDLDALPVTEATELVYASQKKVTLEDGTASGVMHACGHDIHMTNVVGVARFMAEHKELWHGTLMIIGQPAEEKGEGAKMMLDDKLFERFPKPDYALALHVDPTMPTGTVGYRSGYAMANVDSVDIIVKGKGGHGAYPQMTIDPIVQAAQLIVDLQTIVSREVAPSDPAVITVGAIHGGTKHNVIGDTCHLQLTVRSYGDKVRQQLLDAIKRKADATAESFRAEKPEITVKEGTPSLFNDEKLTWSVVKTLNESLGKDNVVPVDPSMGGEDFSRYGLAGVPIFMFRLGSVDAKRLARFEQLGQKPPSLHSPLFYPDAERCLETGVTASTTALLYLFDRKPDHE